A window of Dehalococcoidia bacterium genomic DNA:
GGTGAACGATGGGCCCGTGCCCGGGACAGATGATCGCCGCGTCGAGCGACTGCATCCGGCGCAGGGAATCGATGTACTGGAGCATGTCGCCGTAGGGCGGCGGCGCGATAGCCGTCGTCCCGATGCCGAGCACGTTGTCGCCGCTGAACAGCAACCCCTCTTCCTCAAAATGGAAGCACATGTGTCCCGCGCTGTGCCCCGGCATGAGCAGCGCCCGCAGCGTAAGGCGTCCTGCTTCCAGCGCAGCCCCATCCTCGAGGAACACATCCACCCTGACACGCGCCGCCTTGCGCCGCAGCCGCCGCTCCTCCGCCGAGCGCTCCGGCGACGCGCTCTTCGCCGCCTGCTTCAGCAAGTCCGCCTCGACCGGGTTCATCGCGACTGCAACGTCCGCCTCCTGCTGATAGCGATAGGCGCCGCTCGAGTGGTCGTAGTGATGGTGCGTGAGAGCGATCAGCTTCAGTCTGGGGCTGCCCAACGAACGCAAGTAGTCCAGGCGCGCGCCCACCGAGTCGTCGTCGGGGAAGCCGCTGTCCACCATGAACGCCTCGCCCCCGTCGACCACGAAGTAGACGTTGGGGGAATACGCCTCGGGATACGACCGTACCCTGACGCGGACGACGTGGACGTGCTCGCTTACCTGCACAGAGGCCTCGGACACTGAAGTGGCACCATTATACACTCGCGCCAGGCTTTGACCGCAGACGCGGCCTCTGCTATCCTGCCACGCAACGCGGAGTCGGGAGGGAGGAACACGTTGGCAGGAGACGACCTGAGAGTGATAAAGATCGGCCCGCTCGGGCCTCATGCCAACAACGCCTACGTCATCATTGACGGCGGCAGCGGCGAAAGCCTCATCGTCGACATGCCGGCGGAGGGGGAAAAGGTCCTTGAGCAGGCGCAGGGGACGAAGGTGATGGGAATCGTCTTGACGCACGCCCACCCCGATCACCGGCTCTCCTTCGACCTGATGACCAAAGCAACGGGGGCGCCGGTCATGGCGCATGTGGAGGAAAGAGGGATATCGGAGGACAAGGTGACGCGCCGGTTGAGCGACGAAGAGACGCTGTCGCTCGGCTCCCAGGAGGTGAAGGTGATCCACACGCCGGGTCACACGCCCGGCAGCATCTGTCTGCTTGCGGGCGAGCATCTCATTGCCGGCGACACCCTCTTCCCCGGCGGCCCCGGCCACACCGGCACGCCGCAGCAATTGCAGCAGGTGATACGGTCGATAATCGAGAGGCTCTTCGCGCTGCCCGATGACACGCTGGTCTGCCCCGGACACGGCGAGAACACGACAATCGGGCGCGCGAAACAGGAGTACGCCGTCTTCGCTTCGAGACAGCACCCTCCCGACCTGTGCGGCGATGTGACGTGGGAGGGATCGTAGGACCGGGGAGCAGGGCGCGACTAGGCCGCGCGTCTGGTAGCAGGCCGGGCGCAGACGCGGTTGCCGCCCATTTTCTTCGCCTCATACAGCGCCTCGTCCGCCAATTCGACGAACCGTCCAGCGCTGTCCACCGTTCCCCTGGTGAACTCCGCCACCCCGAGACTGGCCTTCATCGCTACCGTCTCGCCCTTCGAGAGGGAGAACTCGTGCCGCTCCACCCGGGTGCGGAACCGCTCCGCGAACCGGGCGCCGGCGGCGAGAGCGGAGCCGGGGAGCACGAACAGGAACTCGTCGCCGCCCAGGCGGCCTACGGCGTCGCCCTTGCGGCAACTTCTGCGCGCCAGTTGCGCAAGCTGCACAAGCACGTCATCGCCCGCTTGGTGGCCGTAGGTGTCGTTGATCCGTTTCAGCCCGTCCACGTCGAGCATAACGATGCTCAAGGCGGTATCGTGACGGACGGCACGCGCGCACTCCGCCTCGATGACTTCTTCTATATAGCGCCGGTTGGGGATGCCGGTCAGCGCGTCCGTGCGCGCCAGCCTGTGCTGGATCTCCATGCTGGCCTGCAACCGTTGCGCGTACTCCCTCAGTTGCGCCTCCGATTCGGCAAGGGCCTTGTACATCTGCATCGCCTTCAACGCGGCGGCGACCTGGGAAGCGATGCCCTTCATGAACGCTATTTCAGCGGGCGGAAAATCCCGGGGGGTAAAGCTGGAGCACTGCAAGAAGCCGAGATACTCGTCGCCGAAGAAGAGGGGTACCGACATTGACGACCTGAGGAGGTTGCGCCGGGCGAAGTCTCGCACCGTTTCCGGAACGCGCTCATCTTCTTGTGCGTCCTGAGCCACGAAGGGCTCACGCGTCTCCTTCATCAAGGTACCGATCGCATGCAATCCCCCGTCGCCGGTCAACAGCCGCCGCCACTCCTGCGCGGCGGACAGGTCGGAAAACCGGTTCCGGTTCATCGCGATGCGCGCAACGATCTGCGTGCCCGGCTCAGACACACCGATGGTCGCAAAGTCAAACGACGCCACAGCCGCCACAGCCGTCGCCAGCTCCACGAGCGCCGGCTGCACGTCCTCCGAGCGGGTAAGCATGTCCGCCGCGTTGGCGAGAGCGAGCAGGTGCTCTTTCTGCCTGGCGCCCCGCGCTGCGTTCAGCATTCGCTCCAGCAAGACCGTGATCGAGGGCATCGCCGCCTCGATAAACGTCACGAGCTCCGGCGGGACACGCCCCTTCCAGGCGCCTTCGAGAATCAGCATCTCGGCCGGGCTCTCGCTGGTCGGCACCTTGAACGCTACGTACCGTCGCCCCGAGGCTACGGCCGCTGCCGCAAAGTCACCTACGCGGCGCTTTTC
This region includes:
- a CDS encoding sensor domain-containing diguanylate cyclase produces the protein MRSRATTPAAGSGRGPRRDDGGAALKALHRLSTAALQQPPDDKTLTLFADALSEFVGASKIFFTYALDQGFIVHGGSRSGNDIGTSQIGLWLVQRQLGLLGGPVAFNIEKRRVGDFAAAAVASGRRYVAFKVPTSESPAEMLILEGAWKGRVPPELVTFIEAAMPSITVLLERMLNAARGARQKEHLLALANAADMLTRSEDVQPALVELATAVAAVASFDFATIGVSEPGTQIVARIAMNRNRFSDLSAAQEWRRLLTGDGGLHAIGTLMKETREPFVAQDAQEDERVPETVRDFARRNLLRSSMSVPLFFGDEYLGFLQCSSFTPRDFPPAEIAFMKGIASQVAAALKAMQMYKALAESEAQLREYAQRLQASMEIQHRLARTDALTGIPNRRYIEEVIEAECARAVRHDTALSIVMLDVDGLKRINDTYGHQAGDDVLVQLAQLARRSCRKGDAVGRLGGDEFLFVLPGSALAAGARFAERFRTRVERHEFSLSKGETVAMKASLGVAEFTRGTVDSAGRFVELADEALYEAKKMGGNRVCARPATRRAA
- a CDS encoding MBL fold metallo-hydrolase; amino-acid sequence: MSEASVQVSEHVHVVRVRVRSYPEAYSPNVYFVVDGGEAFMVDSGFPDDDSVGARLDYLRSLGSPRLKLIALTHHHYDHSSGAYRYQQEADVAVAMNPVEADLLKQAAKSASPERSAEERRLRRKAARVRVDVFLEDGAALEAGRLTLRALLMPGHSAGHMCFHFEEEGLLFSGDNVLGIGTTAIAPPPYGDMLQYIDSLRRMQSLDAAIICPGHGPIVHQPRRKIQELIDHRRERDEQVLRLISQGKDRLSQIVRGIYPELDPRLERMARGQILSHLHKLEAEGRVTMRQEGEEIACSLRG
- a CDS encoding MBL fold metallo-hydrolase — encoded protein: MAGDDLRVIKIGPLGPHANNAYVIIDGGSGESLIVDMPAEGEKVLEQAQGTKVMGIVLTHAHPDHRLSFDLMTKATGAPVMAHVEERGISEDKVTRRLSDEETLSLGSQEVKVIHTPGHTPGSICLLAGEHLIAGDTLFPGGPGHTGTPQQLQQVIRSIIERLFALPDDTLVCPGHGENTTIGRAKQEYAVFASRQHPPDLCGDVTWEGS